One Kineococcus radiotolerans SRS30216 = ATCC BAA-149 DNA window includes the following coding sequences:
- a CDS encoding proteasome assembly chaperone family protein: protein MLDPGSLYSYEGERPALVEPPLVVALSGFIDAGNAVRLSVEHLLATCRHEVVATFDVDQLHDYRARRPTMTFGGQDWQDYEPPRLQVHRVHDEDGSSLLLLTGPEPDVQWERFTAAVWQLADELGVGATIVLSAAPTAVPHTRPSGVTASASRPELLDGYRTWDVEAQVPGHASALLHLRGSQQGRDVLSVLAHVPHYLAGNDYPDAAAVLVRTLSGATGVGIPVQSLQEAASRTRVEVDRQITESPEAASVVEALEEQYDAIGEEGRGTGAASAFLPTADELGEEFERFLAGQEDEPDGDGPPGDRPGAG, encoded by the coding sequence ATGCTGGATCCGGGTTCGCTGTACAGCTACGAGGGCGAGCGTCCCGCCCTGGTGGAACCTCCTCTCGTCGTGGCGCTCTCCGGGTTCATCGACGCCGGCAACGCGGTCCGCCTGAGCGTGGAGCACCTGCTGGCCACCTGCCGGCACGAGGTGGTGGCCACCTTCGACGTCGACCAGCTGCACGACTACCGCGCCCGCCGGCCCACGATGACCTTCGGCGGCCAGGACTGGCAGGACTACGAGCCGCCCCGCCTGCAGGTGCACCGCGTCCACGACGAGGACGGGTCCTCGCTGCTGCTGCTCACCGGCCCCGAACCCGACGTGCAGTGGGAGCGGTTCACCGCCGCGGTGTGGCAGCTCGCCGACGAGCTGGGGGTGGGGGCCACCATCGTGCTCTCCGCCGCCCCCACCGCGGTCCCGCACACCCGGCCCAGCGGGGTGACGGCCAGCGCGAGCCGCCCCGAGCTGCTCGACGGCTACCGCACGTGGGACGTCGAGGCCCAGGTCCCCGGGCACGCGTCGGCGCTGCTGCACCTGCGCGGGTCCCAGCAGGGCCGCGACGTCCTGTCGGTGCTGGCGCACGTCCCGCACTACCTCGCCGGCAACGACTACCCCGACGCCGCGGCCGTCCTGGTCCGCACGCTGTCCGGGGCGACGGGAGTGGGGATCCCGGTGCAGTCGCTGCAGGAGGCCGCCTCCCGGACCCGGGTCGAGGTCGACCGCCAGATCACCGAGTCGCCCGAGGCCGCGTCCGTGGTCGAGGCCCTGGAGGAGCAGTACGACGCCATCGGCGAGGAGGGGCGGGGGACGGGGGCCGCGAGCGCGTTCCTGCCGACCGCGGACGAGCTGGGTGAGGAGTTCGAGCGGTTCCTGGCCGGGCAGGAGGACGAACCCGACGGCGACGGCCCCCCGGGGGACCGGCCCGGCGCGGGCTGA
- the hflX gene encoding GTPase HflX, translating into MNHRHASATPQSAEPEVSTTTASTRDEEFDRAVARILRGHGGEDGTRAVGSPEGAGGAPEDGDTGDGHTSYDGEQLDLADRRALRRAAGLSTELTDVTEVEYRQLRLERVVLAGVWSSADSNRAEAEVSLQELSALAATAGSDVLAGVLQRRTTPDVSTYLGSGKAAALADLVAAEGADTVICDGELSASQRRGLEDIVKVKVVDRTAVILDIFAQHAKSREGKAQVELAQLEYLLPRLRGWGESMSRQAGGRVAAGAGIGSRGPGETKIELDRRRIRSRMAKLRREIKGMGTARVEKRSLRHARAVPAVSIAGYTNAGKSSLLNRLTGAGVLVENALFATLDPTVRRAQTPEGRPYTLADTVGFVRSLPHQLVEAFRSTLEEVAESDVVLHVVDGSHPDPEGQLAAVRGVLADVDAQDVPELVAINKADVADPEVVDRLLRREKNAVAVSARTGEGIEELLERIARMLPVPDVEMEVCVPYDHGELVNRVHTTGQVLSEEHTGEGTRMRVRVRPRLAAELERYRPAPTA; encoded by the coding sequence ATGAACCACCGCCACGCTTCCGCGACACCGCAGTCCGCGGAACCCGAGGTCAGCACCACCACCGCGTCCACCCGGGACGAGGAGTTCGACCGGGCCGTTGCCCGCATCCTGCGCGGCCACGGCGGCGAGGACGGGACGCGGGCGGTGGGGAGCCCGGAGGGGGCGGGCGGCGCCCCGGAGGACGGTGACACCGGCGACGGCCACACCAGCTACGACGGCGAGCAGCTCGACCTCGCCGACCGCCGCGCGCTGCGGCGGGCCGCGGGGCTGTCCACCGAGCTCACCGACGTCACCGAGGTCGAGTACCGCCAGCTGCGGCTGGAACGGGTCGTCCTCGCCGGCGTCTGGTCCAGCGCGGACTCCAACCGCGCCGAGGCCGAGGTGTCCCTGCAGGAGCTCTCCGCCCTCGCCGCCACCGCCGGCTCCGACGTCCTCGCCGGGGTGCTCCAGCGCCGCACGACGCCGGACGTCTCGACGTACCTGGGCTCGGGCAAGGCGGCGGCGCTGGCCGACCTCGTGGCGGCGGAGGGCGCCGACACCGTGATCTGCGACGGTGAGCTGTCCGCCTCCCAGCGCCGCGGCCTGGAGGACATCGTCAAGGTCAAGGTCGTCGACCGGACCGCGGTCATCCTCGACATCTTCGCCCAGCACGCCAAGAGCCGGGAGGGCAAGGCGCAGGTCGAGCTCGCCCAGCTCGAGTACCTGCTGCCGCGCCTGCGCGGTTGGGGTGAGTCGATGTCGCGGCAGGCCGGTGGCCGGGTCGCCGCCGGCGCCGGGATCGGTTCCCGCGGTCCCGGTGAGACGAAGATCGAGCTGGACCGCCGGCGCATCCGCAGCCGGATGGCGAAGCTGCGCCGCGAGATCAAGGGCATGGGCACCGCCCGCGTCGAGAAGCGCTCCCTGCGCCACGCCCGCGCGGTCCCGGCCGTCTCCATCGCCGGGTACACCAACGCGGGCAAGTCCTCGCTGCTGAACCGGCTCACCGGGGCGGGGGTGCTCGTCGAGAACGCCCTGTTCGCGACGCTGGACCCCACCGTCCGCCGGGCGCAGACCCCCGAGGGCCGGCCGTACACCCTGGCCGACACCGTCGGCTTCGTCCGTTCGCTGCCGCACCAGCTCGTCGAGGCCTTCCGCTCGACGCTGGAGGAGGTCGCGGAGTCCGACGTCGTGCTGCACGTCGTCGACGGGTCGCACCCCGACCCCGAGGGGCAGCTCGCCGCCGTGCGCGGCGTGCTGGCCGACGTGGACGCCCAGGACGTGCCCGAGCTGGTGGCCATCAACAAGGCCGACGTGGCCGACCCGGAGGTCGTGGACCGGCTGCTGCGGCGGGAGAAGAACGCCGTCGCCGTGTCGGCCCGCACCGGGGAGGGGATCGAGGAGCTCCTCGAGCGCATCGCGCGGATGCTGCCCGTCCCCGACGTCGAGATGGAAGTGTGCGTGCCCTACGACCACGGTGAGCTGGTCAACCGGGTGCACACCACCGGTCAGGTCCTCTCCGAGGAGCACACGGGCGAGGGGACCCGGATGCGGGTGCGGGTCCGGCCCCGGCTCGCCGCCGAGCTGGAGCGGTACCGGCCGGCTCCCACGGCCTGA
- the nrdR gene encoding transcriptional regulator NrdR yields MHCPFCRHDDSRVVDSRTTDDGSSIRRRRQCPNCSKRFSTVETASLSVIKRSGAPEPFSRAKIASGVRKACQGRPVSEDDIALLAHRVEEAVRAQGAAEIDAHQVGLATLPFLQELDEVAYLRFASVYQAFDSLADFESAIDRLRAQRAAVAVPPVEPVAARG; encoded by the coding sequence GTGCACTGCCCGTTCTGTCGGCACGACGACTCTCGTGTCGTCGATTCCCGCACGACCGACGACGGGAGCTCCATCCGTCGCCGGCGCCAGTGCCCGAACTGCTCGAAGCGGTTCTCGACGGTGGAGACCGCCAGCCTCTCCGTGATCAAGCGTTCCGGCGCTCCGGAGCCCTTCAGCCGCGCCAAGATCGCCAGCGGGGTGCGCAAGGCCTGCCAGGGGCGCCCGGTGAGCGAGGACGACATCGCGCTGCTGGCCCACCGCGTCGAGGAGGCCGTCCGCGCCCAGGGCGCCGCCGAGATCGACGCCCACCAGGTCGGCCTGGCCACGCTGCCGTTCCTGCAGGAGCTGGACGAGGTCGCCTACCTCCGCTTCGCCTCCGTCTACCAGGCCTTCGACTCCCTGGCCGACTTCGAGTCCGCCATCGACCGGCTGCGCGCCCAGCGCGCGGCCGTGGCGGTGCCGCCGGTCGAGCCGGTCGCCGCGCGCGGCTGA
- a CDS encoding ATP-dependent DNA helicase encodes MTDEVAEPEVAELLDAVVGALGGQRREGQATMARAVTDAIRSRRHLLVQAGTGTGKSMAYLVPAVAHAVHAGRAVVVTTATLALQAQVVERDLPRLAKAIAPRLHREPTWELLKGRSNYLCRNKLDGGFPSDEGTLFDVAGASSGPDAGGEGRLGREVVRLREWAESTSTGDRDELDPGVSDRAWRQVSVSARECLGSQRCPVAAECFSERVRARARTVDVVVTNHAMTAIDALESSGQLLPEHDVLVVDEAHELAERVTAVATAELSAAGAHAASRRLRRSAGIVSDGLDDAAVALEAALEEAPPGRLDRWPDRLADAVVAVRDAARTALSDLKDAGEAAGKEEDQEARGARHLARAAVQEVFSVAERLAEDVGRGAGDGFDVAWVTAGAGPAARPPSLHIAPLSVAGLLREKLFAERTVVATSATLTLGGSFDPVAGAFGLKGAKGAGTRWVGVDVGSPFDYPRQGILHIARHLPPPGRAGASEAVLDELATLVEAAGGRTLGLFSSRRAAEEAAEALRQRLSTPVLCQGEDRLPKLVRAFTDDPATSLFGTMSLWQGVDVPGPSCSLVVIDRIPFPRPDDPLMSARARAVDAAGGNGFVSVSAAHAAVRLAQGAGRLIRATGDRGVVAVLDSRLATARYGGFLRDSLPDFWPTTSTATVVEALRRLSAV; translated from the coding sequence GTGACCGACGAGGTCGCCGAGCCGGAGGTCGCCGAGCTGCTCGACGCGGTCGTGGGCGCCCTCGGCGGGCAGCGGCGCGAGGGCCAGGCCACGATGGCGCGCGCCGTCACCGACGCCATCCGCAGCCGCCGGCACCTCCTCGTGCAGGCCGGCACCGGGACGGGCAAGTCCATGGCGTACCTCGTCCCGGCCGTCGCGCACGCGGTGCACGCCGGCCGGGCGGTGGTCGTCACCACCGCGACGCTGGCCCTGCAGGCCCAGGTCGTCGAGCGGGACCTGCCGCGGCTGGCGAAGGCCATCGCCCCCCGGCTGCACCGCGAGCCCACCTGGGAGCTGCTCAAGGGGCGCTCCAACTACCTGTGCCGCAACAAGCTCGACGGCGGCTTCCCCAGCGACGAGGGCACCCTCTTCGACGTGGCGGGCGCGTCCTCCGGGCCCGACGCGGGCGGCGAGGGCCGGCTCGGGCGCGAGGTCGTCCGGCTGCGCGAGTGGGCGGAGTCGACCTCGACGGGGGACCGCGACGAGCTCGACCCCGGCGTCAGCGACCGGGCCTGGCGCCAGGTGTCCGTCTCGGCCCGGGAGTGCCTGGGCTCCCAGCGCTGCCCGGTGGCCGCGGAGTGCTTCTCCGAACGGGTTCGGGCCCGGGCCCGCACCGTCGACGTCGTCGTCACCAACCACGCCATGACCGCCATCGACGCCCTGGAGAGCAGCGGTCAGCTGCTGCCCGAGCACGACGTCCTCGTCGTCGACGAGGCCCACGAGCTCGCCGAGCGGGTGACGGCGGTCGCCACCGCCGAACTGTCGGCCGCGGGGGCGCACGCGGCCTCGCGCCGGCTGCGCCGCTCGGCGGGGATCGTCTCGGACGGCCTCGACGACGCGGCCGTCGCCCTCGAAGCCGCGCTGGAGGAGGCCCCGCCGGGCCGCCTGGACCGGTGGCCGGACCGGCTGGCCGACGCCGTCGTCGCCGTCCGCGACGCCGCCCGGACCGCGCTGAGCGACCTCAAGGACGCCGGCGAGGCCGCCGGCAAGGAGGAGGACCAGGAAGCCCGCGGGGCCCGGCACCTGGCCCGCGCCGCCGTGCAGGAGGTCTTCTCCGTCGCCGAGCGGCTGGCCGAGGACGTGGGCCGCGGAGCCGGGGACGGTTTCGACGTGGCCTGGGTGACGGCCGGTGCCGGCCCCGCCGCCCGGCCCCCCTCGCTGCACATCGCCCCGCTCTCGGTGGCGGGCCTGCTGCGGGAGAAGCTCTTCGCCGAGCGGACGGTGGTGGCGACCTCCGCCACCCTGACCCTCGGCGGGTCCTTCGACCCCGTGGCGGGGGCCTTCGGCCTCAAGGGGGCGAAGGGGGCGGGGACGCGGTGGGTCGGGGTCGACGTCGGCAGCCCGTTCGACTACCCCCGCCAGGGCATCCTCCACATCGCCCGCCACCTGCCCCCACCGGGCCGGGCCGGGGCGAGCGAGGCCGTCCTCGACGAGCTCGCGACGCTGGTCGAGGCCGCCGGGGGCCGCACCCTGGGGCTGTTCTCCTCCCGCCGGGCCGCGGAGGAGGCGGCGGAGGCGTTGCGGCAGCGGCTGAGCACCCCCGTCCTGTGCCAGGGCGAGGACCGGCTGCCCAAGCTCGTGCGGGCCTTCACCGACGACCCCGCGACGTCGCTGTTCGGCACCATGTCGCTGTGGCAGGGCGTGGACGTCCCCGGGCCGAGCTGTTCGCTCGTGGTCATCGACCGCATTCCCTTCCCCCGTCCCGACGACCCGCTGATGTCCGCGCGGGCGCGGGCGGTGGACGCGGCCGGCGGCAACGGGTTCGTGTCGGTGTCGGCGGCGCACGCGGCCGTGCGGCTGGCCCAGGGGGCGGGGCGGCTCATCCGCGCCACCGGGGACCGGGGCGTGGTCGCGGTCCTGGACTCCCGGCTGGCGACCGCCCGCTACGGGGGGTTCCTGCGCGACAGCCTCCCCGACTTCTGGCCCACCACCTCGACGGCGACCGTGGTGGAGGCGCTGCGCCGTTTGAGCGCGGTCTGA
- a CDS encoding aspartate/glutamate racemase family protein, producing the protein MATVGFLHTAHAHVRAFRDLLNARDDTVADRHLVDTGLLTAARTHGVDSVRPAVEDRLRRLVGEGADVVVCTCSEVGPTAKAVGAGMGLRVVRVDRPMAEAAVLAGRRIAVVSSLEGAAATVLPLLRECAQATGRDVELVEVRCPETWPSFASGDVLTYAAGVAEAVRAGVRSLDPPVDVVVLAQASMVDAAPLLRDLHLPVLTSPRLAIEAAVELVVPVPR; encoded by the coding sequence GTGGCCACCGTCGGCTTCCTGCACACCGCGCACGCCCACGTGCGCGCCTTCCGCGACCTCCTGAACGCCCGGGACGACACCGTCGCCGACCGCCACCTCGTGGACACCGGGTTGCTGACCGCCGCCCGGACCCACGGGGTGGACAGCGTCCGCCCGGCGGTGGAGGACCGGCTGCGCCGCCTCGTGGGGGAGGGGGCCGACGTCGTGGTCTGCACCTGCTCCGAGGTCGGGCCCACCGCGAAGGCGGTCGGGGCCGGGATGGGGCTGCGGGTGGTGCGGGTGGACCGCCCGATGGCCGAGGCGGCCGTCCTGGCGGGTCGGCGCATCGCCGTGGTCAGCTCGCTGGAGGGGGCCGCCGCCACGGTCCTGCCCCTGCTGCGCGAGTGCGCGCAGGCCACCGGCCGCGACGTGGAGCTCGTCGAGGTGCGCTGCCCGGAGACGTGGCCGTCCTTCGCCTCCGGTGACGTGCTGACCTACGCCGCCGGCGTCGCCGAGGCCGTCCGCGCGGGGGTGCGCTCCCTGGACCCGCCCGTGGACGTCGTCGTCCTGGCCCAGGCGAGCATGGTCGACGCGGCGCCGCTGCTGCGCGACCTGCACCTGCCCGTCCTGACCTCGCCGCGGCTGGCGATCGAGGCGGCCGTGGAGCTGGTCGTCCCCGTCCCCCGGTGA
- the lexA gene encoding transcriptional repressor LexA, with translation MHHFPDGPHGRDGLTARQRRVLAAIQECVEQRGYPPSMREIGQAVGLTSPSSVAHQVKTLEKLGYLRKDPRRPRTLEVVAPSSAGPGLLDGTEAGSAENRPRPRYVPVVGRIAAGGPILAEQLVEDVFALPEQLVGTGEHFMLRVVGESMLEAAICDGDWVVVRQQPTAENGDVVAAMIDGEATVKVLQRKDGHVKLLPRNPLFDPIDGDEATILGRVTAVLRSL, from the coding sequence ATCCACCACTTCCCCGACGGCCCCCACGGCCGCGACGGCCTGACCGCCCGGCAGCGGCGGGTCCTGGCCGCCATCCAGGAGTGCGTCGAGCAGCGGGGCTACCCGCCGAGCATGCGCGAGATCGGCCAGGCGGTCGGGCTCACCAGCCCCAGCAGCGTGGCCCACCAGGTCAAGACGCTGGAGAAGCTGGGGTACCTGCGCAAGGACCCCCGCCGGCCGCGCACCCTCGAGGTCGTCGCCCCCTCCTCCGCCGGCCCCGGGCTCCTCGACGGCACCGAGGCCGGCTCCGCCGAGAACCGCCCCCGGCCGCGCTACGTCCCGGTCGTGGGCCGCATCGCCGCCGGCGGCCCCATCCTGGCCGAGCAGCTCGTCGAGGACGTCTTCGCGCTGCCCGAGCAGCTCGTGGGCACCGGCGAGCACTTCATGCTGAGGGTCGTCGGGGAGTCGATGCTCGAGGCGGCGATCTGCGACGGCGACTGGGTCGTCGTCCGCCAGCAGCCGACGGCCGAGAACGGCGACGTCGTGGCCGCCATGATCGACGGCGAGGCGACGGTGAAGGTGCTGCAGCGCAAGGACGGCCACGTCAAGCTGCTGCCCCGCAACCCGCTCTTCGACCCCATCGACGGCGACGAGGCGACCATCCTCGGCCGCGTGACCGCGGTGCTGCGCAGCCTCTGA